A stretch of Nitrospirota bacterium DNA encodes these proteins:
- a CDS encoding ABC transporter ATP-binding protein — MIPPPLKSQTSNVNSQMGGGTPPPPEIVLDHLRYSHSRPGRSFSTPLLDEITLSIRPSETVGIVGPNGTGKTTLLRLISGVLRPLAGRIIVGGRDLHHWRPRALAQTIAVMPQEFSVMFPYTVEEIVLTGRAPYRNGLGWETEEDYSIVDKVLERTDLGNLRRKPFPDLSAGEKGRVLLARALAQQAPVLLLDEPTESLDLRYRVRLLDKIMELRETRGMTLVIVSHDVNLIAEYCPRVILLHGGRVVGDGPVDSTLTPATLKEVFEVDVIRGEHPLTHSPHFFLAPRS; from the coding sequence ATGATCCCACCACCTCTGAAATCTCAAACCTCGAATGTCAATTCTCAGATGGGTGGTGGGACGCCCCCACCCCCGGAGATCGTCCTGGATCACTTGCGCTACTCCCACTCGCGGCCGGGACGATCCTTCTCCACGCCGCTACTCGATGAGATCACCCTTTCCATCCGGCCCTCCGAGACGGTTGGGATCGTCGGTCCAAATGGAACCGGCAAGACCACATTGCTCCGATTGATCTCCGGGGTGCTCCGTCCTCTCGCCGGTCGAATCATCGTCGGCGGCCGCGATCTTCACCACTGGAGGCCCCGGGCTCTGGCTCAGACCATCGCCGTCATGCCGCAGGAATTCTCCGTGATGTTTCCCTACACCGTGGAAGAGATCGTCCTAACCGGCCGCGCGCCCTATCGCAACGGCCTCGGTTGGGAAACGGAGGAGGACTACTCCATCGTTGACAAAGTTCTCGAGCGGACGGACCTTGGAAACCTTCGGCGCAAGCCCTTCCCCGACCTTAGCGCCGGCGAGAAGGGCCGCGTTCTGCTCGCGCGCGCGCTGGCTCAACAGGCCCCGGTCCTGCTCCTTGATGAGCCGACCGAGAGCCTGGACCTGCGATACCGGGTGCGTCTGTTGGATAAAATCATGGAACTCCGTGAGACTCGCGGCATGACGCTGGTCATCGTATCCCACGACGTCAACCTGATCGCCGAGTACTGCCCGCGGGTCATCTTGCTCCACGGCGGCCGCGTGGTCGGCGATGGTCCGGTGGATTCAACTCTCACCCCGGCTACGCTGAAGGAAGTTTTCGAGGTGGACGTGATCCGGGGCGAACATCCCCTGACCCACTCCCCCCATTTCTTCCTCGCTCCCCGCTCATGA
- a CDS encoding DUF59 domain-containing protein, with protein sequence MPTKEEVMESLKGVYDPEIPVNIVDLGLIYDVALIGEGSEVNVKMTMTTQGCPAAQMLPGMVQDTAMNVPGVTKVNVDVVWEPQWHPSMITPEGKKRLGIEE encoded by the coding sequence ATGCCGACGAAAGAAGAAGTGATGGAATCGCTGAAAGGCGTTTACGATCCGGAGATCCCCGTGAACATCGTGGATCTCGGTCTCATTTACGATGTCGCGTTGATCGGGGAAGGCTCCGAAGTCAACGTCAAGATGACCATGACTACGCAGGGGTGCCCGGCCGCGCAGATGCTCCCGGGCATGGTGCAGGATACGGCCATGAACGTTCCCGGCGTCACAAAGGTCAACGTGGACGTGGTTTGGGAACCCCAGTGGCATCCTTCGATGATCACTCCGGAAGGCAAAAAAAGGTTGGGAATCGAAGAGTAG
- a CDS encoding CBS domain-containing protein encodes MGTKIGEVLRKRAIIHVSPSQTAQDAAKTMAASKVGAAAVLEGDRLVGIVTERDIMNKVVAEGREPNKTPVESIMTRNLLLADADEDYDVCLSRMRQAGIRHLPLVKGDHLIGIVSIRDITFFEMEKKDEEIRLMNQYIHYVPGGMPE; translated from the coding sequence ATGGGGACCAAAATTGGCGAAGTGTTGAGGAAGCGGGCCATCATTCACGTGTCGCCTTCACAAACGGCCCAAGATGCGGCAAAGACGATGGCGGCCTCGAAAGTCGGGGCGGCGGCGGTGCTGGAGGGCGATCGGCTCGTAGGCATCGTAACCGAACGCGACATCATGAACAAAGTTGTGGCTGAAGGGCGCGAGCCCAACAAGACGCCGGTCGAATCGATCATGACACGCAACCTCCTCCTCGCCGATGCCGATGAGGACTACGACGTCTGTCTCAGCCGGATGCGCCAGGCGGGCATTCGCCACCTGCCCCTTGTGAAGGGTGACCATCTCATCGGCATCGTCTCCATCCGGGACATCACATTTTTCGAGATGGAGAAGAAGGACGAGGAAATCCGCCTGATGAATCAGTACATCCACTACGTGCCGGGAGGGATGCCGGAGTAG
- a CDS encoding SUMF1/EgtB/PvdO family nonheme iron enzyme, translating into MLESGMEMLKGSECVLNRESSEDPPEPVHRPPMVSGFRIQHITLVAVLGGLCAGSCSDDASSDRVSGGPAPAEEVGTEDGNTIEPAASTGTTSLFSCNNQPFECCVKEAYDCMIAVPAGTFVQGSKTGEGNPEETPRRLVTLSAYYTEKYEVTNANFKGCVAAGACTAPLIEKSNTRDSYYGNSAYDDFPMIYVTRDHAAAYCTWKSRRLPTEAEWEKAARGPADGSLVGLAGGQCSVADSAGTGNVANCNLRPYPWGGAMSTSAPFASGADCTKLNFHDGKDYCVGDTSLVGSYPAGASPYGILDMAGNVFEWVSDRYDSAYYGSAPATDPTGPATGAFGVYKGGAWDTGSDYARSSDRVDKSPAGMFRNLGFRCARTP; encoded by the coding sequence ATGCTGGAATCCGGCATGGAGATGCTCAAGGGGAGCGAATGTGTTTTGAACCGAGAATCTTCGGAAGACCCGCCCGAACCCGTTCACCGGCCTCCTATGGTCTCCGGATTCCGCATCCAACACATCACGCTCGTCGCTGTTCTTGGCGGCTTGTGCGCAGGGTCCTGCTCGGATGACGCATCGTCGGATCGAGTATCCGGTGGGCCGGCGCCTGCCGAAGAGGTCGGAACCGAGGACGGAAACACCATCGAGCCAGCCGCCTCCACTGGTACGACGTCGCTTTTTTCCTGCAACAACCAGCCCTTCGAATGCTGCGTGAAGGAAGCCTACGACTGCATGATCGCCGTCCCCGCCGGAACGTTCGTCCAAGGATCGAAGACGGGAGAAGGGAATCCCGAAGAGACTCCTCGCCGACTTGTCACGCTCTCCGCGTACTACACTGAAAAATACGAAGTGACCAACGCGAATTTCAAGGGGTGCGTTGCGGCAGGGGCCTGCACGGCGCCCTTGATTGAGAAGTCGAATACGCGAGATTCGTACTACGGGAATTCTGCCTACGATGACTTCCCCATGATCTATGTGACTCGGGATCATGCCGCCGCGTACTGCACGTGGAAAAGTCGCCGACTCCCAACGGAGGCGGAGTGGGAAAAGGCGGCGCGGGGTCCGGCGGATGGAAGCCTCGTCGGGCTGGCCGGCGGCCAATGCAGCGTCGCCGATTCTGCCGGCACCGGGAATGTTGCCAACTGCAACCTGCGCCCCTACCCCTGGGGTGGGGCGATGTCCACCAGCGCCCCCTTTGCCTCGGGAGCCGACTGCACGAAACTGAATTTTCATGATGGCAAGGATTACTGTGTGGGCGATACATCGCTGGTCGGTTCCTACCCGGCCGGCGCGTCCCCTTACGGAATCTTGGACATGGCTGGAAACGTCTTCGAGTGGGTGAGCGACCGGTACGATTCAGCCTACTACGGTTCGGCGCCGGCGACCGATCCCACGGGGCCGGCCACGGGCGCCTTCGGTGTCTACAAAGGCGGAGCATGGGACACCGGCTCCGACTACGCGCGATCCTCAGACCGCGTGGACAAGAGTCCCGCGGGAATGTTCAGAAACCTGGGTTTCCGTTGCGCCAGGACGCCGTGA
- the cobS gene encoding adenosylcobinamide-GDP ribazoletransferase, translating into MTAIRTLTILPSPGADAVKLSDALPWFPIVGLALGMLLYAGIRMLDFMAGDRWPEGIAAATIVAGTILTGGLHLDGLADWADSLGGGGNRQRMLDIMKDSRTGAFGVIAVVSVILLKWIALSRLISLHLAIWMVAAYVVSRCMQADLAGRLPYARIDGTAAPFIHPAGMARRAVILGSGLSIMLLLCGFAGGAIFLVGGLAAWLFGRWCLLRLAGVTGDLLGACSEWTEVLTLFLCAFAGEKIIPWSRSLWSLP; encoded by the coding sequence GTGACGGCCATTCGCACGCTGACCATCCTTCCATCCCCCGGCGCGGATGCCGTGAAACTCTCGGATGCGCTCCCCTGGTTTCCCATCGTGGGCTTGGCGTTGGGAATGCTGCTCTACGCCGGGATCCGGATGCTCGATTTCATGGCGGGCGACCGCTGGCCGGAAGGCATCGCCGCGGCAACGATCGTGGCCGGAACGATATTGACCGGCGGCCTGCACCTGGACGGCCTGGCGGATTGGGCCGACAGCCTCGGCGGCGGGGGCAACCGTCAAAGAATGCTGGACATCATGAAGGACTCGCGGACGGGAGCGTTCGGTGTCATCGCCGTGGTGAGCGTCATCCTGCTGAAATGGATCGCGCTCTCCCGGCTGATTTCGTTGCACCTCGCCATTTGGATGGTCGCCGCCTACGTTGTATCGAGGTGCATGCAGGCGGATCTCGCGGGCCGCTTGCCCTACGCGCGGATCGACGGAACGGCCGCCCCGTTCATCCACCCGGCCGGCATGGCTCGCCGCGCCGTCATTCTTGGCTCCGGCCTGTCGATCATGCTCCTCCTCTGCGGATTTGCCGGAGGCGCGATTTTTCTGGTCGGTGGGCTGGCAGCGTGGCTGTTCGGACGATGGTGCCTGCTCCGCCTTGCCGGGGTCACCGGGGACCTCCTCGGAGCGTGCAGCGAATGGACCGAAGTTTTGACCCTCTTCCTCTGCGCCTTCGCGGGCGAAAAAATCATCCCTTGGAGTCGATCACTCTGGTCGCTCCCATAA
- a CDS encoding iron ABC transporter permease, translated as MKLFRVVLVMGGVLVLAAAAAVTVGTVEIGPADILRSLLFPDPAGNSARDLIIRQLRLPRVVMAIIVGASLASVGASLQSLLRNPLADPYLLGVSSGAALGAVIGIEIGVGASTGFAFAGALAATVLVFVLATRHHRLDPQTLLLAGVVLNSILGAAMTLVMIFLQPHQIQSVVYWLLGNIRPAGWAPLAFLSLGLIVGFGLLFSQARALDLLAQGEESARQLGVRTERCKVIVLFASALLTTLAVSFNGLIGFVGLIVPHAARFLFGPDNRLLVPASALLGAGVLVCADTLARTVLSPTELPVGALTALAGGPFFLLLLRKGRRILP; from the coding sequence ATGAAATTGTTTCGCGTCGTGCTCGTGATGGGAGGAGTCCTCGTCCTCGCGGCTGCGGCGGCCGTCACGGTCGGCACCGTGGAAATAGGTCCGGCCGACATTCTACGGTCTCTTCTCTTCCCGGACCCGGCCGGCAATTCCGCGAGGGACCTGATCATCCGTCAGCTCCGACTGCCGCGCGTCGTCATGGCGATCATCGTCGGGGCGTCGCTCGCCTCCGTGGGGGCCTCGCTCCAGTCGCTCCTTCGGAATCCACTCGCCGATCCATACCTCCTGGGGGTATCCAGCGGCGCGGCCCTCGGCGCGGTGATCGGAATTGAAATCGGGGTGGGAGCGTCAACGGGCTTCGCCTTCGCGGGCGCTCTGGCCGCCACTGTGCTCGTCTTCGTGCTCGCCACCCGGCACCATCGACTCGATCCGCAGACTCTGCTTCTGGCCGGAGTGGTCCTCAATTCCATTCTCGGCGCCGCGATGACCCTCGTGATGATTTTCCTTCAGCCCCATCAGATCCAATCGGTGGTCTACTGGCTGCTGGGGAACATCCGGCCCGCGGGATGGGCCCCGTTGGCATTTCTTTCGCTCGGGCTGATCGTGGGGTTCGGGCTCCTTTTTTCGCAGGCGCGGGCATTGGACCTCCTCGCCCAGGGCGAGGAATCCGCGCGACAGTTGGGGGTGCGGACGGAGCGGTGCAAGGTCATCGTCCTCTTCGCTTCCGCGCTGCTCACCACGCTCGCCGTGTCGTTCAACGGCCTCATCGGGTTCGTCGGATTGATCGTTCCCCACGCCGCGCGATTCTTGTTCGGACCCGACAACCGCCTGCTCGTTCCCGCCTCGGCCCTTCTGGGCGCAGGGGTTCTGGTATGCGCGGACACACTCGCGCGGACGGTTCTTTCGCCCACCGAACTGCCCGTGGGCGCATTGACGGCTCTCGCGGGCGGCCCCTTCTTCCTTCTCCTCCTCCGCAAGGGACGACGAATTCTCCCATGA
- a CDS encoding YeeE/YedE family protein, whose amino-acid sequence MLILHGVQPLHWAVAGALIGLITLGLLFVSNRSLGISTGFENLCALGSRLPFFQKPDLKGAGNWRLPFLVGLVLAGVLSSNLSGTWDPLWALGMFDTFIGSSHAAKIAWMFVGGLFIGFGTRLAGGCTSGHGIFGISNFEIGSIVSTVSFMAAGAVVTNLIYRLLLGA is encoded by the coding sequence ATGCTGATTCTTCACGGCGTTCAACCGCTCCATTGGGCGGTGGCGGGCGCGCTGATTGGGTTGATCACGCTGGGGCTGCTCTTCGTGAGCAATCGCAGCCTTGGGATTTCCACGGGCTTCGAGAATTTGTGCGCCTTGGGGAGCCGACTGCCTTTCTTCCAGAAACCGGACTTGAAGGGGGCGGGGAACTGGCGATTACCGTTTCTCGTCGGCTTGGTGTTGGCCGGAGTGCTTTCGAGCAATCTAAGCGGGACGTGGGATCCGTTGTGGGCACTGGGGATGTTCGACACCTTCATCGGATCGAGCCACGCGGCCAAGATCGCCTGGATGTTCGTGGGGGGTCTGTTCATCGGCTTTGGAACGCGATTGGCGGGCGGCTGCACGAGCGGGCACGGCATCTTCGGGATTTCGAATTTTGAAATCGGGAGCATTGTGTCCACGGTGAGTTTCATGGCGGCGGGCGCCGTGGTGACGAACCTGATCTACCGGTTGCTTCTTGGAGCGTAG
- the hemW gene encoding radical SAM family heme chaperone HemW, whose translation MTDREFGVYVHIPYCKSRCPYCHFNTYLRPDLPEARYSEAILREAAHRLAGGTSEGRGLASIYFGGGTPSLFSQRAIERMIRGLWDLNATVSEPEITIEMYPEAESIAKLDDLQAAGVNRFSFGMQSMYENDRKRLWRTRSLDPWTLAEGAKRAGVRNLSMDFIYGRPGQTPHAWTEELKEIVGLGLPHLSLYLLTPEDDTPLISLLASGRLALPEDGESAEMAQRAWDVLTSNGYRQYEISNFARPGFECRHNLLYWTPGREYLGLGAGAHSLWGGRRCENTALPEEYLNQVERNGLSIAQGRVIDREDKMQEFFYLGLRRDFGVSIREFHERFETDPRHAFPGLFQRGESNGWLAQRDDSLTLTPHGRLFSDALFRELF comes from the coding sequence ATGACTGACCGGGAGTTTGGTGTCTACGTTCATATCCCTTACTGTAAGTCCAGGTGTCCCTACTGCCATTTCAACACATACCTGCGGCCGGACCTGCCGGAGGCGCGTTACTCCGAGGCCATTCTGAGGGAAGCCGCCCATCGCCTTGCGGGAGGAACTTCCGAGGGGCGTGGGTTGGCCTCAATCTACTTCGGCGGCGGCACCCCCTCGCTATTTTCGCAGCGCGCCATCGAGCGCATGATCCGGGGTCTGTGGGACCTGAACGCCACCGTGTCGGAGCCGGAGATCACCATCGAAATGTATCCGGAAGCCGAATCCATCGCCAAGCTGGACGATCTTCAGGCCGCCGGCGTGAATCGTTTCTCGTTCGGCATGCAATCGATGTACGAGAATGATCGGAAGAGATTGTGGCGGACGCGCTCGCTTGATCCGTGGACCCTCGCGGAGGGAGCGAAACGAGCCGGTGTTCGCAACCTCTCTATGGACTTTATCTACGGGCGGCCCGGACAGACACCCCATGCGTGGACCGAGGAGCTCAAGGAGATCGTCGGCCTCGGGCTGCCGCACCTCTCGCTCTACCTCCTGACTCCGGAGGACGACACGCCGCTGATTTCTCTCCTCGCTTCGGGCCGGTTGGCCCTCCCGGAAGATGGGGAATCCGCGGAAATGGCGCAACGTGCCTGGGACGTGTTGACCTCGAACGGGTATCGTCAATATGAGATCTCCAATTTCGCGAGACCCGGCTTCGAGTGCCGGCATAACCTCCTCTATTGGACGCCGGGGCGGGAGTACCTCGGACTCGGCGCGGGTGCGCATTCGCTCTGGGGCGGCCGGCGATGTGAGAATACGGCATTACCGGAGGAGTACTTGAATCAGGTGGAACGGAACGGCCTCAGCATCGCGCAGGGAAGAGTCATCGATCGAGAGGATAAGATGCAGGAATTCTTCTACTTGGGCCTGCGGCGCGATTTCGGAGTGTCGATCCGGGAGTTCCATGAGCGGTTCGAAACAGATCCCAGGCATGCTTTTCCCGGACTTTTCCAAAGAGGGGAGTCGAATGGTTGGCTCGCGCAGAGAGACGACAGCCTCACCCTGACTCCGCACGGACGCCTGTTTTCCGACGCCCTCTTCCGGGAGCTGTTCTGA
- a CDS encoding MFS transporter, with translation MNPFVLLCSVAFFAFMSYEWSRTPMTPLLAKDLGSGPETIGLIMAASTAVGIFVKLPSGVISDVVGRRWVVLAGICFFAFTPFFYFVADSPESLLVLRTLHGFSTAVYGPTAMAVVAGLFKDRRAEGIGWYTACVQTGKSIGPALGGVALSQYGFTSAYLLCGISGLVAFALAVLFVRASGPSANGAERAMQPSPKLPIGTEIRRRFGSGLREIVFNRQVMMICSAQSVQLFALGALQAFVPLYAASLGHPPAAIGLFFGVQSLASLVSRPLMGRLSDRSSRVLMIVAGLGLSAGAFYALPFASRLIPLYALALIYGVGEAITHTSTSAQVADLCKAYALGSAMGLFGSVTDVGHASGQFFTGVLVARLGFTGAYHSVAGLLVVTGLGVLWVFRSSLRGRGQIDRMPS, from the coding sequence ATGAACCCCTTCGTCCTCCTCTGCTCCGTCGCCTTCTTCGCGTTCATGAGCTACGAGTGGTCGCGCACCCCCATGACTCCGCTCCTGGCGAAGGACTTGGGATCAGGGCCGGAGACGATCGGTCTGATTATGGCGGCGTCGACCGCCGTGGGGATTTTCGTGAAGCTGCCCTCCGGAGTGATCTCGGATGTGGTCGGGCGGCGGTGGGTGGTCCTCGCCGGCATTTGTTTCTTCGCCTTCACGCCGTTCTTCTATTTCGTGGCCGATTCTCCGGAATCGCTCCTCGTGCTCCGCACCCTTCACGGATTCTCCACCGCGGTGTACGGTCCCACGGCGATGGCGGTGGTCGCAGGCCTCTTCAAGGATCGGCGTGCCGAGGGCATCGGGTGGTACACCGCCTGCGTTCAAACGGGGAAATCCATCGGGCCCGCCCTTGGAGGCGTCGCGCTAAGCCAGTACGGATTTACATCCGCGTACCTGCTCTGCGGAATATCGGGACTTGTGGCCTTTGCCCTGGCCGTGCTGTTCGTTCGCGCTTCGGGTCCTTCGGCGAACGGTGCGGAGAGGGCCATGCAGCCTTCGCCGAAGCTGCCCATCGGAACGGAGATCCGGAGGCGATTTGGGTCAGGACTCAGGGAAATCGTTTTCAATCGCCAGGTCATGATGATCTGCTCCGCGCAGTCCGTGCAGCTTTTTGCGCTGGGCGCACTCCAAGCATTTGTCCCACTCTATGCGGCCTCGCTGGGACACCCGCCGGCGGCGATCGGCCTGTTTTTCGGCGTCCAATCGCTTGCATCGCTTGTCTCCCGCCCGCTCATGGGCAGGCTTTCCGATCGTTCAAGCCGTGTTCTGATGATCGTGGCCGGCCTGGGGCTCTCTGCCGGAGCTTTCTACGCCTTGCCGTTCGCCTCGCGATTGATCCCTCTCTATGCACTGGCGCTGATCTACGGTGTGGGGGAAGCCATTACGCACACGTCCACCTCGGCGCAGGTGGCCGACTTGTGCAAAGCCTACGCCCTCGGATCGGCGATGGGACTGTTCGGTTCGGTCACGGACGTGGGGCACGCCTCCGGTCAGTTTTTCACCGGCGTGCTCGTGGCGAGGCTGGGCTTCACCGGCGCCTATCACTCGGTTGCGGGCCTGCTCGTCGTTACCGGACTGGGTGTGCTCTGGGTATTCCGGTCTTCGTTGAGAGGGCGGGGGCAAATTGATAGAATGCCATCCTAA
- a CDS encoding tetratricopeptide repeat protein, which produces MADRDQLYMEGMEHLLEDRFAHAVAAFEASLRIQPGDPEVLEGLTQALIRLDRLDDALEAAKKWAEATPDAVLPHTNLSIIYQKKGMTKEAEHEGALARTKSWTQEIREEKVRSAQTKT; this is translated from the coding sequence TTGGCCGATCGCGATCAGCTCTACATGGAGGGTATGGAGCACCTCTTGGAGGACCGGTTCGCTCATGCGGTGGCCGCCTTCGAGGCCTCACTGCGGATTCAGCCGGGTGATCCCGAGGTCTTGGAAGGACTGACACAGGCGCTCATCCGTTTGGATCGGCTCGACGATGCGCTCGAAGCGGCGAAGAAATGGGCCGAGGCCACCCCGGATGCCGTCCTTCCGCACACCAATCTATCCATCATCTATCAGAAGAAGGGCATGACGAAGGAAGCCGAACACGAGGGCGCACTCGCTCGCACCAAAAGCTGGACCCAGGAAATCCGGGAGGAGAAAGTGCGTTCGGCTCAAACGAAAACCTGA
- a CDS encoding ABC transporter substrate-binding protein yields the protein MRCFAVVVGLLLSWMGPARSEAAEQSAPTPPRRIVSLLPSITELMFDLGAGDRVVGISDYCMVPAGSGPFPRVGGLIPNLEMIAELRPDLILADTSQAQGLKRAREIGLRVKLTDSTRVGSLDDLFNLIVDIGTAVGRTVEARKVVQGMKERLKQLENKLAGKRATTVLSVLWWEPLMVAGRRSLQNEIIRSAGGVNVAAHMEKSGSSVSDEFVIQKNPDVIIVPEPQDLAIAKSRPGWSVLSAARTGRVVAVKNNLIGHYGPRLVEGIEELAKVLHPEEKW from the coding sequence TTGAGGTGCTTTGCCGTCGTCGTCGGCCTTCTCCTCTCGTGGATGGGGCCCGCCCGATCCGAGGCCGCGGAGCAATCCGCCCCGACCCCCCCCCGAAGGATCGTGTCGCTTCTTCCATCAATCACAGAACTCATGTTCGACCTCGGAGCGGGCGACCGGGTCGTCGGGATCAGCGACTATTGCATGGTGCCCGCCGGCAGCGGACCCTTCCCGCGCGTCGGCGGGCTTATCCCCAATCTGGAGATGATCGCGGAGCTCCGCCCCGATCTCATCCTGGCCGACACTTCACAGGCCCAGGGTCTGAAGCGCGCCCGGGAAATCGGCCTCCGGGTCAAGCTGACGGATTCCACCCGGGTCGGGAGTCTCGACGATTTGTTCAACCTCATCGTAGACATCGGCACGGCCGTCGGGCGGACGGTCGAGGCCCGCAAGGTGGTGCAGGGCATGAAGGAGAGATTGAAACAGTTGGAGAACAAACTCGCCGGCAAACGCGCAACCACGGTTCTGTCCGTATTGTGGTGGGAGCCGCTCATGGTCGCAGGCCGGAGAAGTCTCCAGAATGAAATCATCCGGAGTGCCGGCGGGGTGAATGTGGCCGCTCACATGGAGAAAAGCGGGTCCTCCGTCTCGGACGAGTTCGTTATTCAGAAGAACCCCGACGTGATCATCGTGCCCGAGCCGCAGGATCTGGCCATCGCGAAATCGCGCCCCGGCTGGAGTGTGCTTTCCGCGGCGCGCACGGGCCGCGTGGTGGCTGTGAAGAACAACCTCATCGGCCACTACGGGCCGCGCCTGGTGGAAGGCATCGAGGAGCTGGCCAAGGTTCTTCACCCGGAGGAGAAGTGGTGA
- a CDS encoding cob(I)yrinic acid a,c-diamide adenosyltransferase yields the protein MPDKAHGIIAVYSGNGKGKTTAALGCALRALGHDMKVLVVEFVKHIGRSGEHKIAEKIGNFSFYAPPDPSVALGSPQDREDLRAKQAWEFAKEKIHSREFDMIILDAINNAIDAGHLEISDVINLMRAKPRALHLFLTGKNAKPEVIDHADLVTDMQAVRHHNQRGIKAQRGIEF from the coding sequence ATGCCTGACAAGGCGCATGGGATCATCGCCGTCTATTCGGGGAACGGCAAAGGGAAGACCACGGCGGCCCTCGGCTGCGCCCTCCGCGCGCTGGGACACGACATGAAAGTCCTCGTCGTCGAGTTCGTGAAACACATCGGGCGCAGCGGGGAACACAAGATCGCTGAAAAAATCGGCAACTTCAGTTTCTATGCCCCACCCGATCCATCCGTGGCGCTGGGATCACCGCAGGACCGCGAGGATCTCCGGGCCAAGCAGGCCTGGGAATTTGCCAAGGAGAAGATCCACAGCCGTGAATTCGACATGATCATCCTGGACGCCATCAACAACGCCATCGACGCCGGCCACCTCGAAATCAGCGACGTCATCAATCTCATGCGCGCCAAGCCAAGGGCGCTGCACCTCTTCCTGACCGGGAAGAACGCGAAGCCCGAAGTCATCGACCACGCCGATCTCGTGACGGACATGCAGGCCGTGCGCCACCACAACCAGCGCGGCATCAAGGCCCAACGCGGGATTGAATTCTAG
- a CDS encoding YeeE/YedE family protein → MVLVYLVLGVAFGLVLSRSGAADYDYIQNMFLFRSFQLYGIIGTAVIVTAPGLWLLKRYGKTVRGEPLGIKPKPRHRGNLVGGILFGIGWSITGMCPGPIFVNMGEGKVYAIAALAGALVGTYLLGAAYPKLRAPLGLPPIEEGTGKG, encoded by the coding sequence ATGGTTTTAGTGTATCTCGTCCTCGGCGTTGCGTTCGGGCTCGTGCTGAGTCGGAGTGGGGCGGCGGATTACGACTACATCCAGAACATGTTTCTCTTCAGGAGCTTTCAGCTTTACGGAATCATCGGGACGGCGGTGATCGTGACCGCACCGGGATTGTGGCTTCTCAAGCGATACGGAAAGACCGTCCGCGGAGAACCGCTGGGCATCAAGCCGAAGCCGAGGCATCGCGGCAATCTCGTCGGGGGAATTCTTTTCGGAATAGGCTGGTCCATCACCGGCATGTGCCCCGGTCCGATCTTTGTGAACATGGGCGAGGGAAAAGTCTACGCGATCGCGGCTCTGGCCGGCGCTCTAGTGGGAACGTACCTCCTGGGCGCCGCGTATCCCAAACTTCGCGCTCCGCTCGGCCTGCCTCCGATTGAGGAAGGGACCGGGAAGGGGTAG